A single Candidatus Deferrimicrobium sp. DNA region contains:
- a CDS encoding ABC transporter ATP-binding protein yields the protein MLLTVDHISVYYGGIRALREVSFTVGKGEIVTLIGANGAGKSTTLRAISGVVHPAAGRIVHGGKPIVGLPPHQIVRQGIAHVPEGRGVFANMSVRENLEMGAYTRSSRKEVEESFERVFGLFPRLAERMDQFAGTLSGGEQQMLAIGRGLIQRPDLLLLDEPSMGLSPLLVGEIFKMIAEIKKAGMTILLVEQNATMALAVADRAYVIETGEIALEGKASDLREDPKVRAAYLGDVTG from the coding sequence TTGCTATTAACTGTCGATCATATAAGCGTATATTACGGTGGAATACGGGCGCTTCGCGAAGTTTCCTTCACCGTCGGGAAAGGGGAGATCGTAACCCTCATCGGCGCGAACGGAGCGGGGAAGAGCACTACGCTGCGGGCCATTTCCGGCGTGGTCCACCCCGCCGCGGGGAGGATCGTCCACGGCGGGAAACCGATCGTCGGGCTCCCCCCCCACCAGATCGTGCGCCAAGGGATTGCCCACGTCCCGGAGGGTCGCGGCGTCTTCGCCAACATGAGCGTCCGGGAAAACCTCGAGATGGGGGCATACACCCGCTCGTCCCGGAAAGAGGTGGAAGAGAGCTTCGAACGTGTCTTCGGCCTCTTTCCTCGACTGGCCGAACGCATGGACCAGTTCGCGGGAACCTTGTCCGGGGGGGAACAGCAGATGCTGGCGATAGGGAGGGGCCTCATCCAACGGCCCGACCTGCTGCTGCTCGACGAGCCGTCGATGGGGTTGTCCCCGCTTCTGGTAGGTGAAATATTCAAAATGATCGCCGAGATCAAGAAGGCGGGGATGACGATCCTCCTCGTCGAACAGAACGCCACTATGGCCCTCGCCGTCGCGGACCGAGCCTACGTCATCGAGACGGGGGAGATCGCCCTCGAAGGGAAGGCGTCCGACCTGCGGGAGGATCCGAAGGTCCGGGCCGCCTACCTTGGCGACGTCACGGGATGA